The following is a genomic window from Dama dama isolate Ldn47 chromosome 4, ASM3311817v1, whole genome shotgun sequence.
GCTTCACCTCTGAGCTTGTTCTGCAGGCAGTGGGAATGTAGCTAGTTAGACAGCTGTACGCTCTCCCACCCTCCTCATCAGCCAGGGACACAGGTACCCTGAACAGAGTGGGGACACCAGGCCTGGTGTCAGGGCCAGAGGGGACAAGGGGAGGAGCCGGGCAGCAGCGGCCTGGAGCACCAGCCACAGTGAGCTGGACTGTCCCAGAGGAGGGGCCAGGGCAAGGCTAGGAAGGGAGGCTCCAGTCTGAACCGACGGAGGAAGGAGATTGAACCCTCCCACCACAATGCCCCTAAACCTGTTCACACCCAGCATTAGATGCTGGAGCTCTGAGCCCCGGGAGGCACAGGGGGAGGGCGAGGAACAGATCTGGGTATAGTGCCAGGCCTACATCACGAAGCCAAAAAAATAAGGTCATTTGCCACAACCTCACACCAAACACCTCCAGCCCCAAAATGAAGAATCCCCATGACCTGTGTCTGAAATCTCCAATCACGTTTCTAATCGACTCCCAGAGCATGGAGCTCTCCAAGTATGCGGAGAGGTACCCAAGCTTTCCTCTACCCCATACCCAACCTCACGGCAGCAAAAGTGGCAGTGAAGGTGATGCCCACCATGGGGAACATCCAAAGACCGCCCGAGGTCCACCTGCCACCCCCAGATCAAGCCCCACAGGAGCATGGCCAGCCCCTAACCTGGGTCATTAGAGATCCCCATTGGAACCGGCTTTATCCAAAGCCTCAGACAACACCCTCAGCCTTTTTGAATCCTTGCCCACAGTGAGTTAACTGGTTGGAAGTTCCCGTCCTGGGCCGGCTGACCGTCCACCATGAGGGGGAGCAGCCGGTACTGGATCTATGCACAGAACCACCACTGTCCGCGCACCTCACCTACAGAACTGAGAACTGGGGCTTCCAGAACTGGAAACTAAGTACAGTTGGGCGACTAGGAGACCTCGGGGTGGATGACAAGCCCACGCCCTTCACTCCTGCTGCCCTGCCTGGCGACACCCAGGCCGCTGCCACCCACAGGCCCCACCTGACACCCGAGACTGAGGCCAACATGAACGCAGCCAGCAGCCCAGGGTTATTTCAGTCGCTGTTAGCGGCAACCATGCGTAGGCCAGACACTAGAGGCAGGACAGCATTTAGTTTGGGGTTGGTTTTTAATCAGAAGTGCTCATCTTTACAATGCTGGGGGCCTCAGACAGAGACAATCCCTTAGCTCTGGGTAAAACACgcattttcttgattttatttaaacAGTGGTGAAACCTAGAAAGGAACAGCCGAGCGCCCAGCTGTCCTCTGTTTTCACTGTCCTCAAGGCTTTGTGGCTGCACCATTGGGGACAGCCACACTTGGCACAAGAGAAGAACAGCCACGCTGTGAGAGGGGGGAGGGCGACAGGCTTTGAGGCTCAGTCCTGCAAGATGCAGGGACTGGGACCACGTCCCCACCCGACCGCGGGTCCTGCTGGAAGGATCTGGGAGGTGTGCGGTGGTGTCTCTGATGAGACTTGGCCGACGGTGCCTGGCGATGGCCCAGGGTGGACCCCAGAGTCCCAGTCCTGGGAAGCCTAGTTTGCATTTCAGGGCCATGCCCAGAGCTTGTTGCTTCTGGGCAGCAAAGGAAGGAAGGCCCAAGTAGCCAAATGGACTGAAGCTGGGACTGAAGTTATTTGAGAAAAGAGCTGGTCAGGAAGAACTCTACCAGGAAACACAGGACACGTTTCATGGGGCACCTCAGGTTGGGCTCTACGTGAAGGCACCACAGAGCTGCCCCCTCCCTGGGGCACCCAACAAGGACAAGCAGCTGGGACGCAACAGAGTCCATCCACCCTGGGGAGCCACCGGCCCTGGCAGGCAGGTGCGGTGATGCTTGGCGGGTGGCAGGGAGGGCTGAGCAGAGCTCCGGCAGGTCTGTGCCCAGGCACACAGGGCTCCGTTCTTCAGGGGATGGCAAGATCAGGCCTCGTGGGGGTTCCCAAATGCAGGGGTCAACAGGACAACAACGGGGACAGTGCCAGCAGAAGGGTCAGCACCCGGCATCTCCACGCTGGAGGGGCCTGGTCCCCTGACACTTCCAGAAAGCTGCCCTCTCCCCTGCAGAGGGGCATCAAACACCTGGCATGACACCTCCCAATGTTTTGCCCCTTTCAAGAGTGGCACCTCGTAAACCACGCAGGGGAGCAGACGTGGGTCATCTCAGAGAGGCCCTGTCCCCAGCTCTGAGACCAGTGGCTGCAACTCGCGGTCTCACACCAGtgagggtggggcgggggagcAGGGCGGGCGCTCAGTGACTACCTGTCAGAACCGCTGCAGTGCAGGTCTCGGTTCTAAACCTGAGAGAGGCCAGGCAGGCACCCAGTGCTGCAGGGCCCAGGGCCTGGCGGTGCTGGACCAGGGCCACCGAGCTACTGGACAGCCTGCAGTGGGCGTCTCCTCGTGACCCGTGTCACCGGCCCCGTTTCACTGATCTTGGAAACTGAGATTGGAGTGACGTGCATTTGTCCAAAATCCAAGAGAGTAGGTGGAAAAGTGGGTCTCGAGCCCCATACCCCATCTCCCCGGAGCTCCTATTCCACACACAGCGCCCCCACCCGCCCAGGCTGCATGGAAGCCACCGTGGCCCTCCGGCTTGCTCCCTGCAGAGGGGATGGTGGAGCCAGCACGCCTCCCCTAGGACCCCTTCCATGAGCTGGAGGCAGCAGACCATGCATGCGGAGTGaccctccctggaggaggactgtGTTCTCCCTAGAAAACGGCCAGTCTCTCCAGTTCAGTCCCTACACGCCCCGTGGCCCGTCCTCCAGGTCAGTTTGTTCCGGTTCTGTTGTTTTTTTCAAGACATGCTCAGCCCTCCTGTTGCTACTGGCAGATATGCAGGCGTGCAGTGCGCTCCATGGAAAGCATCTGGGCGGCCACGCCAAGGCTCCTGCGAGCAGTGGGGTGTCGGGTGTTGGCCGAGTCCCCCCGAGCGCATGCTGCTGCCCTCCCAGCCCCGAGTCGCCCGCCATGGGGAGGCGGACCATCAGGAGGTGAGGGACTGGATGTTCTTGAGCATCTCCTCAAAGGCCTGCGGGGACGGGGCGTCTGCGTTCCGGAAGGCGGCCTGGACCCTGCTGTAGAGGCTGAAGGACTTCAGCTCCAGCCAGATGAACCCGAAGCGGTCCTCGTCGAATAAGACAAAGACCCCAGGGgtgcgctcagggctggtgaagCCGTGGCCGGCGATGAGGCCAGTGCCGTagaaactgaacaaaaataaGAGAGTGTGGGGACAGAGGGTGAGTGGGGCCCCTGAAGGCGCATGGTGGCCCAGGGCCATCACCTCATGGTCCGGGACATTCTGGAACACCCCCTCCCCCTGACATCCCATGTGAGCCATGTCCACCATCCTCCAGCAGCGGGCAATCCACGGAGTCAGCTGGTGGGCTCGGCACCCTCAGGGAGGCTGGCATTTACTTAGAGGGCATGAGCAGGCCTGCTGCTTCACCCCGGAGAGCTGGGCTCACCCTGCTGACTGCGGCTCTCTACTAACTCACCCAACAAAAGAACGAGGGTCCCAGGCAGCTCCCCCCCAATACTGCTGCCCCAAAGTGCACATCTTCATGGCACAGACCCAGGCAACAGAAATCTCAGTTCCCGGGATAGTCACATGCACATGTGAACAACTCAAATGTAGTCAATGACTTATCAGCatgtaaaaagcaaaacttgcaAATACCCATTACAGCCACATTTGAAGACTTGGGCTCTAATGCGTTTATGTCTTTCTTACAAAGAACTCAGTGTTTCTGACAGATGACGAGGAGTTAGGACTGGCCTGACCTTCCCGTTTTGTGGAATAATGCCCAGGACCCCACCTCTGCCTGCCGCACTGAGGCTCTGCTGGGCGGGAGGGGACAGCAGCCCTGCGCCTGAGGGCCTGCGGCTCTGATGGCTTCTGGGCACCAAGCttggacacacagacacatgtgcTGCACAGGCTTTGCAGCAGGGCCAGGGGACGCACGCACCCCTCCCAGCTGAGCCCCTAACACTCAGCTTGGGGTGGAGATGCTCTGGTGACGTAGCCGGGGCTGGACCAGAGCTTCCAGGCCGGCTCTGCCCGAGGGCTCTGAGCTGGCTGTGAGATGCTGCAAGTTGTCAAGTTTCCCAGGGACACAAGATCAGTCTTCTTTATGACTTTCAAAAATTCACAGCAGGTGAAGCTACACTGGAACACTATTGTGTACGCTTCCCTCTGGAAAATCCatattcagtttcttttatcaCAACGGTATTAACATGAAGAGGATATAATGGATTTTGTCTGTCAAGTCCGCACCAATGCCTAAATCGCTTTTGGGGAGCTCGGCATGGGGCCCAGGGAGTGGCACTGGCCACCCGGGACCTGGAACACATAGGCAGAGCTTCCCACGGTGCAATGCCCTCCGCCCCGTGCGGGGTCGGCCCCACGCCAGGCCGCCTCTGTGCTGGTCCGGCAGGGGACCCCAGAAGCCCACGCCCCCATCCTTACCACATCCTGCAGGTCCGGGGATAATCCTCATTCCTTGAGCTCACGCCCACTGGCAGCACGAACGGCTGCCCCTGCCCTGACTGGGCAGGTGGCTCAGCTGCGGCCACAGCCCCTCCGTCCCCAGGCGCCTGGGCCGGCTCGGCGGGAGGCTCCTCGCAGGGCTGGGGGCTCTGCTGGCTGAGGCCCTCGGCATCCTCGGGCCCGccttcctgctcctgctcctgGCGCACCTGCTCACGCACCTCCAGGACGACGCGGGAGAGCTCGTTGAAGTCGCGCAGGCTCTCGGCATCAGGCAGCTGGATGCGGTGCCTGAGGTCAATCTCCACGGTCTGCTGCCCGGCAGGGATATTGGGGTCGCCCTGCAGAGCCAGTGTGCAGCCGTCAGCAGGCTCAGAGACTGTGCTGAGCCTCCAGCCCCAGTCCTGCCTCCGGCTGAGGGCGCTTGCTCAGCCTTACCACTGGTTTGGCAGTGACCCCTTACCAGTCGAAATATCTGatacatcctttaaaaaaaaaaacagtgcccAGAGCAAGCAGCCTCCTGTGAAAGGCCTTTGAGGGCAGGGAATGACAGTACCCACGAGTGACCCTGGGAGGGCCCACAGGCACCCCTACACCGAAGACCTTGGGTGGGAGCCACCCTATGTTGACAGCTGAAGCGATGGAGCCTCGAGAGGTCTGTGAGCCCTCCCGGGTCAGGCAGGGCCAGCCGGAAACACCAGCCCAGATTGTGTGCCTGGAACAGGCGACAAGGGGCCCTTCGTCCGGGACCTCACTCAGCTCAGCAGCCCTGCCGGCATGTTTCCGAGCTGCTGAGGCCCAGACAGGCCGTGGGGGCCCAAGTGCTAAAGCAGAGGGTCACCCGGGGAGCTCCTGGAGCCCCCCACCCAGCCCACCCCCATTAAGTCAGAGCCTCTGGGGTAGGGCCAGCATCACGGTTTTCTCCGtctccccagggatcctggggtgTGGCCAGAGCTGAGGGCTGTGCAGGAAAGGCTGCCTTGGAAATGTTCAGAATCCCCAGGGGATCGTGTGAAAGGTAGACCCTGAATCAGCAGGTCCGGGTGGGGCCCGAGATGCCAAGTTCCCGGCAAGCCCCCTGGGGAAGTGCCGCCACAGTCTGGGGCCCGCTGTGAGTAGCTGGGGCACAGCCCGAGCCACTCTACACCGGGATGATGTGATCACAGCCACATGGTGCTGGGCCCGGCAGGGCGGCCCCTGGGACCCACCGTGATCTTCGTGCCCCTGGCACGCTTCCCATGGAAGCTGAGCATGACGATCTCCAGGCCGTGGCTGCCGTAGGTGCCCTTGAAGAGGCCCGGCCTGATGAGGTCATCCGGGCGGCTGGGCGGGAGGTAGATGCGGCGATAGGTCAGGCAGTTGCTGTGCGGGGGAAGAGGGGTATAGCATGAGAGCACGATTGGCACAGCCCACGGGCGCGGGGGCAGAACACGGGGTTCACACCCGCTGGCCGCGCTGCGCAGGGTGGGCAGTATTAGGTACCCCCCAAGGCCCATGGGAGCAAGGGCACCCCTCCTTCCTGAGCTCCACTCACCCCAATGCATGGGTGCATGGCACACCCTGGGGTGGGGATTCCTGAGGCTGCCAAGGGGCTAAACAGAGGCAGCAACAGAGGGTCCAAGGGCAGAGAGCGTGACAGCAGGGGGAGACACGAGGCTGCCCAGGTCGACATGGGGAAGGGAACATGAGGCTCTAACACACAGGCCAGGCCTGTGAGAACACAGCTGGTGGGTGATGGTGGTCAGACAGGCAGAAAACAGATACCAAGGTGGGTCAGGGGACAGGGCCTCTGGTCATAGTACCCAGAGAGAGCAGCAGGACTGTGCTCACAGTACCCAGAGGGACCATGTTCACAGTACCCAGAGAGAAGACCATCATTCACAGCACCCAGAGTGACTGTGTTCACAGCACCCAGAAGAGAAGGACTGTGTTCACAGCACCCAAAGGGACTGCATTCACAGCACCCAAAAGGACTGTGTTCACAGCACCCAGAAGAGAAGGACTGTGTTCACAGCACCCAAAGGGACTGCATTCACAGCACCCAAAAGGACTGTGTTCAGAGCACCCAGAAGAGAGGGCTGTGCACACAGCACCTGAGAGGGAGAGACTGCCTGCCCGCAGCCAGGAGCTGCACTCACTCGTACTGACTGGTGTAGATGAACTTCATCAGGATGAGCTCCTGCATGTGCTCGTGGAAAATGTCCTCCAGCGTCCGGCCCCACTCCTCCCTTAACCACGTGCGGAATTCCTTCCAAGAGAACACAGGTCACAAAGCCACCCCGACACGAGGGCGCGGAGAGGCTGCCTGCTGTGATGGCGCACGGCATGAAGACGGAAGCCGGGCAGGAGGGACGGGAGAGCATGCATTCTTTCTCCCAGCTTCCAGCCTCCCTTCCCTGCTGAGGCACCCGGGGCTCTGGTCCTCGCTTTCCCAACTTCAATGGGAAGGACACACAGGGACCGTGGGCGTCCTTCAGGGAGGCTGGGGCCACAGCACTTGTCAAGAGCACCTGGGAGGCAGCTCTGCAAGCCTCGCTTCCATGCCAACCAGACGGCGGCATCTACACTGGTTGTCGGGCTTCTGGGGGAGTGGGTGCATCAGAACCCCGTGCTGGCCGAGTTTGCTTTCTGCAGCCCCCAGTGAGCACAGGACAGGGATAGGCAGGGTGGAGAGTGTGGGtgaactttcctttttaaaaggtgTCTTCCTAGTTATGTTCAGTAAGtgtatttgtaaaaagaaaacttttataaaCAGTGCATCCACAAAACCCCATAATTCATTATGGCATCAAGCTATGCGAAGGATATTTAGTGCTTCATTGTTTCATTCTGTAAATTCAATATTGCTAATCCACAGCTATGTGTTCCTAACTCAGTACGTGTTTCTAGTGACTATCTAGAATTAACTCTacaaacagaagcaaaaacaatttaccaaaaaaaaaaaaaaaacaaaagctactATCTGTCAACTGCTTTAATACGTTACTGCCCAAACCCTGGCAAAGAACAGAaattacttagtgactgaaataaACAACTGTTAGAAATACACAGTCAATAAATAATAATCAACTGAATTTTTATATACtaacagaaaaaaattggaaaatgagAGTTTTAAAATCCTATTTACAACAGCCTCAAAAAACACACAGACTTAGGAATGAATACAAAGCATGGGTGATACTTCTACTCCGAAAACCCCAAAATGCTGCTGAAAGGGGGTGAAGAGGCCCACAGGGCAGAGACACCTGTGAACCAGAAGACTCAGTATTAGGTCAGCAACTGTCTCAAATTGACCTACAGACTCAACACCCAGGCCAGTCGTAATCCCATCAGGGTCTCCGGCGAAACAGCCGAGCTGATTCTGAAATCCATATGGAACTTCCTTGCAAAAGAACAAGGCTAGAGGATGCAGGCTAGCATGACTGACTCACTACAAAGCAAGAGTAACCAAGATGGTGGCTGAGCGTGAGGTCAGAGCTAAGGACAGACCTGGAGGGAGTTCGCTGGTGGCcttgtggttaggactctgggttTTCACTGCCATGGACCAGGTCCAGTCTCTGATCAGGGAATTGAGATGCGGCAAgacatgtggcacagccaaaaaaaaaagggagagagagagagcctagAAACACCCACGTGTGTCTCAGGAATGGACTTTCAACCGCAGCATCCAAGCCACCCAACAGGGAAAAAGTCTTTCTTTTCCACAAATGGGGCACAAACCAGACAATGACAGGGAACAAAGAAGCAATCCCCGCCACATACAGGAACCATTCAAGACAGGCCACAGACCGAAATGTAACGTCAAGCTACCAAACTCCTAAAAACaacagagagaaacacactctcTTTGCAGTCTGGGGGTAAAACAataaccacaaaagaaaaaaccTGACAGGCCAGACTTCATCAAAATCAAAACCTCCCACTTACATGGCTGAACTCATGGAGGAAAGgcccttaaaaaaaatcaaatagagaAATAACAGATGAAGATGGAGGCGAGGGAATGTAGCGAGCAAGGATTTCAGTGCTGCCACGGCACATAATCAGACTTGAGCTGAGAGCCAAGAAACTGGCTTGTGAACCGTCATAATCTTATTTCCTTCGCATGAGGTCAGTCATTAGGAATACCAACCAGACCCAATTACTCAGAACAGATACGCTCACCATGAAATTATCTCATCAGATATGTATCCACACAGAAAAACACAGGGGCCTAGAACATATCAGACAAGAAGTCCATTACGGATCCAGGGCTGGTTCACCACAGTCAACACCCCACCACCATCGCCTGGTTCTGCACAGTGGCCTAGGAGCTGGGTGCTAACACCTTCCCTGGTCTACAGAACtttccagagtcacacagctagcagGTGACAGAATTAAAGCTAATAACCCGAGGCCACATGCTCACTGGTCTCATCTCTGCCACAGCCAACGCCAGGGCTGGCAGGAGTGCAGCAGGGCAGAGGGCCCCACGCGTCACGGTGGGCTGTAACCAGAGACCAGCAAACTGACAGCGTGTGAAAACAATCCCGAGTACAGCCTAGAGTACCTTCAGGGCCTTTTGTACAATTCCGCTTTTGCAGAGTCCAGGCAGCAGTCACGAAAATAATGCCCAGCGTCTCTCCTGGGTGGTTCCAACCAGGCCTGCCTCTAAGCCATTGACCACTCAATCCTCCAAATCACCTATGACCACAGGCAACTTCAGGGCCCTGTTTTACAGACAAGGGCTGAGGCTCCCAGAGGGCAGGTCACTTGAGCATGTAGTCAAGAGGATGACAGGGGAACAGCTGAGCTCAAACCCCACATCCAACTGCAGGACAGTCATACCCCTGCTGTTGTTACACCAAAGCAAGATGATGAACAGAATGCTGCATAAAAACTAAAGTCTGCAGAGACATCCCTGGCCATCTggtggttaagaccctgtgcttccaatgcagggggcatgggttcaatccctggtcagggaactaagatcccgcatgtgacacagcacagtcaaaaaaaaaagtctgtaaagAATACTAATGAGACTGGGAAATGTTTCTGGAATACCAGTTaagctaaaaaacaaacaaacaaaaaagaaaaaacaaaaaaactatccAAATTAGACAGACCACAGTGATATCACAAAGGCCAAGGGAAACAAGGGATGATGGAGAATGGACTTGGAGGCCACCCTGGTGGGGCCACGTCAGCACTCTTCTCCCTCCGGATTCTGAGCATTCTGCATCTGATGGTGACAGTTCGGGAAGTATCATTTTGGGAAGGTGGTGACAAAGTATATAAgacaaaggaaagcaaaataaaaccaaCTGTGTGCAACTGAGGGCGTCCAGCGCCACAGGATTTCTGCATGGCCGAGCACGCCGCGAGTGGGACccgccaccccctcctccctttcccatCCCTGCTCCTCCTCACAGCTCCCCCCTTCTCCGATTTCCAGAAGCCTCAGGCCGCGGGGTCTGGACAGACGGGGGTGGGTATTGTGGCTCAGCCTCGCCATCCCATCCAGGAAGAAAGCAGGCACCATCCGCAATGGAAGTCAGACAACAGGCGCACGGCTGGGGTCTGGGCAGACAAGGCCCTGCACTGCCCTCAGGGGCCCAGACGATGAGGCTGCAGCATGAGGGGAGGCAGGTAAGGAGCAAGCCAAACACCCCAGTCCTGAGGGGGCCAAGACAGTCTGGATGTGACCGTGGAAGTGGCACAAAGCTAGTAGGTAACCCAGAACTGGAGTCTGGGGCCAGAGCgtggggaggtggaggtgggggcggggtgttGGCAAGCCTCAGGATGCAGTTTATGCAGAACGGGCTTTGGGCGTTGGTAAGGGCAGagaagggctggggtggggcttcCTTCCTGAGCAGAAGGAGGAGTGAGAGCCAGTAGGGCCTGCAGGGGCAAAGGACAGGTCTCCGCCTGGAGACAGTGATAAGCATAGCCCGTTCACCTTCCTGCCCTCTGAGGCCACCAGGAGTCCTCCACTCCCTTAGGAAGTACCACTGTGGCCCAGAATTTTGTCAACCATCAGAGCACAGGGCGGCTCAGGCTTTCACCTTATCTTCAGAGCCATCAGAACTCCTCTTCCCCTGGAGCCTGAAGCCACTCTCTAGGTTGGCAAGACTCAGCTAAGTGGAGACGTCTCAGCTGACATGCGAAGAAGCTCATCCTCCAACTCCCCACTTGGAGGAAAGACAAAGGGAGGTGGAGAGATGGAGCGGAAGGAGCCAGCACAGAGACCCCAGGCAGCTGAGATGGACAGAGTGACTGTGGGCCAGACGGCAAGCTCCCCGCCCCGGGACTCTGGTGTGGACCCCCCAGCACCTCAGGCAGCCCAGCCTCTGGCCATAAGGGGTTCACCCCGATAAAGCCTCTGGTCTCCCTGCAACTCACACCTGTGATGAGACCCCGCAGCCCTTGGGCCTCTTGTCAAAGGGGCGATGGAGAAGCAGTCAGAGAACCACTTCTACTCGGCATGTTTATCCTCAGCCCGGCATACACGTCCACTGTGAGGATGAGCCCGGGAGGCGGCATCCCTTCACACGTCCACCCTCACGTCACCCCCCGGGACAGAAGGGTCGGCCTCACCTCCTGCCGCCCGCCAGACATCCTGTGGTGGTCCGTCTGGTTGCACTTGGTGGAGAACTCGTCCTTCTTCACAATCTTGAATGTCCACAAGACGGACAGAGGGTCACCAGTGAGCCCCAGTGGCACCCTCAGAGCAGGGGCGCATCAGCCCCTCTCGCTCCCATGCCCCCCATCATCTGGGGGCCCCCGAGGCCGCCAGATCACGGGCGGTCCTAGAAGGGTACTCGGGACCCCCTTGAGCGCAGGCTTCCTTCCAGGGGGAGGCATCGCCGCTCCCAGGGGGCGTCCTAGAGCCGCGCTCTCCTACTGAGACAGGGAGGACGCCCGCTCGCTCACTCGCTCGAGAGTGGCTATCTGCCAGGCCCACACCCAAGAGTAAAATGTCTTATTCCAAGCAGACACCCttggaaagaaggagaaaagaaccTCGCTTGGAAGGACAAATGGTTCTAAGTGGAGGCAGAAGCAGGGACGGCTCCAGCCAGTGAATCTCTGAGGCGGGGCAGCAGTGTCAACAGCACCCAGAAGGACTGGGCCAAGCCTGAATCCCCACTCCTGCTGAGAGACCCGGGCGGGGGGCACTGCTGGGAAAACCCCAGCAGACAGCTGGCACTGGGCCCCAGGGAGCAGCGAGGAGCCCCAGCCTCACCTGGACGTGGCCGTTGTGGGGCCCTCTGTGGCCGTACATGCACTCCACCGTGGCCGACTTCCTCTCCATCAGGTGGATTCGGAACAGGGGCTTGAACCGCATCGGGTCGTCCACGTGAGGGTCGTGGGGAGGCAGGTACATCCAGCCAATGATGAACAAGCCGTCCACCTGTGCGCAGGTCCACACgagggtgagggtaggggtgggtGAGGCACAGTATCCCCACCCTAACCCCCCCAACAGTGACGACCAGCCGCATCCACATCCCAGTCCTGCAGGGACCCAGAGC
Proteins encoded in this region:
- the FBXO31 gene encoding F-box only protein 31 isoform X2 gives rise to the protein MAVCARLCGVGPSRGCRRRQQRRDPAETAAADSEPDTDPEEERIEAGAAALSGAGGGQSAGPSSPPRCSLLELPPELLVEIFASLPGTDLPSLAQVCTKFRRILHTDTIWRRRCREEYGVCENLRKLEITGVSCRDVYAKLLHRYRHILGLWQPDIGPYGGLLNVVVDGLFIIGWMYLPPHDPHVDDPMRFKPLFRIHLMERKSATVECMYGHRGPHNGHVQIVKKDEFSTKCNQTDHHRMSGGRQEEFRTWLREEWGRTLEDIFHEHMQELILMKFIYTSQYDNCLTYRRIYLPPSRPDDLIRPGLFKGTYGSHGLEIVMLSFHGKRARGTKITGDPNIPAGQQTVEIDLRHRIQLPDAESLRDFNELSRVVLEVREQVRQEQEQEGGPEDAEGLSQQSPQPCEEPPAEPAQAPGDGGAVAAAEPPAQSGQGQPFVLPVGVSSRNEDYPRTCRMCFYGTGLIAGHGFTSPERTPGVFVLFDEDRFGFIWLELKSFSLYSRVQAAFRNADAPSPQAFEEMLKNIQSLTS
- the FBXO31 gene encoding F-box only protein 31 isoform X3, encoding MYLPPHDPHVDDPMRFKPLFRIHLMERKSATVECMYGHRGPHNGHVQIVKKDEFSTKCNQTDHHRMSGGRQEEFRTWLREEWGRTLEDIFHEHMQELILMKFIYTSQYDNCLTYRRIYLPPSRPDDLIRPGLFKGTYGSHGLEIVMLSFHGKRARGTKITGDPNIPAGQQTVEIDLRHRIQLPDAESLRDFNELSRVVLEVREQVRQEQEQEGGPEDAEGLSQQSPQPCEEPPAEPAQAPGDGGAVAAAEPPAQSGQGQPFVLPVGVSSRNEDYPRTCRMCFYGTGLIAGHGFTSPERTPGVFVLFDEDRFGFIWLELKSFSLYSRVQAAFRNADAPSPQAFEEMLKNIQSLTS
- the FBXO31 gene encoding F-box only protein 31 isoform X1, whose product is MRILPDYEHMEYRDVYTCLLHRYRHILGLWQPDIGPYGGLLNVVVDGLFIIGWMYLPPHDPHVDDPMRFKPLFRIHLMERKSATVECMYGHRGPHNGHVQIVKKDEFSTKCNQTDHHRMSGGRQEEFRTWLREEWGRTLEDIFHEHMQELILMKFIYTSQYDNCLTYRRIYLPPSRPDDLIRPGLFKGTYGSHGLEIVMLSFHGKRARGTKITGDPNIPAGQQTVEIDLRHRIQLPDAESLRDFNELSRVVLEVREQVRQEQEQEGGPEDAEGLSQQSPQPCEEPPAEPAQAPGDGGAVAAAEPPAQSGQGQPFVLPVGVSSRNEDYPRTCRMCFYGTGLIAGHGFTSPERTPGVFVLFDEDRFGFIWLELKSFSLYSRVQAAFRNADAPSPQAFEEMLKNIQSLTS